In the Oceanivirga salmonicida genome, TCACTAATAATAATATGTTTTCAGATTCACCTTGAACAGCTTCAACAAATTTTACCATTCGTTTAGGATGAATACCTAAAGCTGTTTTCAATGCACCTTCGAACGCTTCTTCACTAATTGTTACCTCATATAATCTATAAAGAACTTCAGGCATTACGATTCCAAATAATATTTTAGCTTGACTATTGCTTATATTTTTAAACTTTATAATTGCCATATACTATTTATACCCCATTTCTTCTATAAATTTCTTATTTTTTCGCCAATTTTTTTTGACTTTTACCCATAATTGTAAATTAACTTTTAAATTAATTAGTTCTTCTATTTCTTTTCTAGATTCTATACCAATTTTTTTAATAAGGCTTCCATTTTCTCCAATTATTATTCCTTTTTGTGAATTTCTTTCAACATATATTGTTACGTCATAATGTCTTATAGTTGATTTAGTATTAACATTGGTTATTTCCACCACAACACTATGCGGTATTTCATCTCTAGTACTTAATAATATTTTTTCCCTTATAACTTCAACAACTATTCTGTTTACAGGCATATCCGTATAATAATCTTCAGGGTAAAACCACATGTCAGATTTAAAATATTTTTTAGTCTCATCATATATTTTATGAATACCTATACCATATTCTGCTGTCATAGTTATTATATTATCAAATTCCCCTAATTTCTCAGATACTTCCTTTTTCTTTGTTTCAATGTCATTATCTGTCATTTTATCAATTTTATTGATTATAATAATACAAGGGGTTGAACTAACTTGTCTTATA is a window encoding:
- the era gene encoding GTPase Era, whose product is MKAGYISLVGRPNVGKSTLMNKLIKEKLAIVSDKSGTTREQIRGITNINDTQYIFLDTPGIHKPRNLLGKFMTQTALKTLEESDVILFILDGTQEISTGDMFVAENIRQVSSTPCIIIINKIDKMTDNDIETKKKEVSEKLGEFDNIITMTAEYGIGIHKIYDETKKYFKSDMWFYPEDYYTDMPVNRIVVEVIREKILLSTRDEIPHSVVVEITNVNTKSTIRHYDVTIYVERNSQKGIIIGENGSLIKKIGIESRKEIEELINLKVNLQLWVKVKKNWRKNKKFIEEMGYK